The Paenibacillus pabuli DNA segment ACGTAATCAAGAAGCGTCATTCGTTCTGTACCAATCTTCGACTTTTTGGTAGCATTCTTGCTCATTTCATTTTTCCTCCTTTCTTATCGGAACAATCCGTCTCCGCCAAGCAGCTTCGCAAATCTGTCAGCGAGTAGCAGCAAGACCATATTCACAAGGGAACGGAACAAGCTGACCGCTGTCGAGAAGGAGAAGTCGGTTGATGATTGGAACGTAATCCGATAAATGTATACATCGAGTACTTCCGATACATTTTTGGTTGCGGCATTTGCCAAGTTGAAGATCTGATCGAATCCGGATGACATCAATCCGCCGACAGACAGGATAAACATAACGGTGATGGTCGGTAGGATGTTCGGCAGCGTAATGCGGAACATTTGCTGCAAACGTGATGCTCCGTCGATCTGTGCAGATTCGTATTGATCCTGATCGATACCCGAGATCGCAGCGAGGAAGATGATGGCACTCCAGCCGCTTGATTTCCAGATATCTGTTAACAGAAGCATCGGTACAAAGTTGGATTCGGAACCCAGGAAGTTAATCGTTGGCAATCCAAGCAATGCAAGCGTGCTATTCACCAATCCGTCATAAGCCAGTACATTGATGACAACCCCGGATACGATAATCCACGAAAGGAAGTGAGGGAATGTAAGAACCGTTTGGAACCACTTTTTCCCTCTGCGCATACGCAGTTCGTTCAGTAACAGGGCCAATATAATCGGGAATGGGAATTGGATAATCAGCTTCAAAATGTTGATATACAATGTCCGCCATACCGCGTCGATAAACGTCGGATCCCGGAAAACGTATTTGAAGTTCTCAAATCCGCTCCATGGGCTTCCCCAGATCCCCAGGTTCGCTTTGTAATCCTTAAATGCCAGAGATAGACCGCCCATTGGCATGTAAGCAAACAGGATTAGCCAGACAAGCCCCGGAATAAGCAGGGTGTACGTCATTCTGTGCTTCCAGATTTCACTCCAAAGCGAATTCCCTTTCAAGTTTCCCTTCAGCTTTTTGCTAGGTCCTTCGGCTGCAGGTTTCAATTTGCATCTCCTCACTCTACTTTGGTCTTGTCGTTATACAGAAAATCAAACATGGTTCTCAGGTGCTGCTCCCAAAATCTCCATTCATGTGCTCCAGGAGATTCGACATACCGGAAATGATACGCAGTTCCCTGCATGTACTCGGCGAACCTACGGTTCATTTCAATAAATGGATCACTTTCACCGCAGCAGCTCAGCACATCCGGTAAAGGCCGGCCCTCTTGCAACAATTTGGCTGACAGTGCGTAGATGTCCTGGTCGGGCTTTACCTGTAACCGTTCTCCAAAAACCGCTTTCATTTCCTTGATCATGCCTGGTGGCATATGGGGATCATGAAGCCGTGTCTGAATGTCGGTTACTCCGGATAAGGAAGCCACCTTGCGATAACGTTCGGGATAAGTCAGTGCACATTTCAAAGCACCGTATCCACCCATGGACAACCC contains these protein-coding regions:
- a CDS encoding ABC transporter permease; amino-acid sequence: MKPAAEGPSKKLKGNLKGNSLWSEIWKHRMTYTLLIPGLVWLILFAYMPMGGLSLAFKDYKANLGIWGSPWSGFENFKYVFRDPTFIDAVWRTLYINILKLIIQFPFPIILALLLNELRMRRGKKWFQTVLTFPHFLSWIIVSGVVINVLAYDGLVNSTLALLGLPTINFLGSESNFVPMLLLTDIWKSSGWSAIIFLAAISGIDQDQYESAQIDGASRLQQMFRITLPNILPTITVMFILSVGGLMSSGFDQIFNLANAATKNVSEVLDVYIYRITFQSSTDFSFSTAVSLFRSLVNMVLLLLADRFAKLLGGDGLFR
- a CDS encoding alpha/beta hydrolase, encoding MAHITIETGSPTLCMNTSIHVVSSDSGETSGGTLYLLHGAGDNASTWQRLTTIEMYAAQYGCTIIMPEANRSYYTDMEYGLNYFHYITQELPEFCRRQLNLNTDPEKTYIAGLSMGGYGALKCALTYPERYRKVASLSGVTDIQTRLHDPHMPPGMIKEMKAVFGERLQVKPDQDIYALSAKLLQEGRPLPDVLSCCGESDPFIEMNRRFAEYMQGTAYHFRYVESPGAHEWRFWEQHLRTMFDFLYNDKTKVE